AGCGCCGGGCCGTGCTCGACGTTCTCGAGGACGAGGGGATCGACTACGTCGTCAGCGACGAGACCAGCGGCAGAGGGTACGCCGCGGTCGTCCGCTTCCCGCTGCCGACGCGGGCCGTCGAACCGGTACTCGACCGGCTCCGACGAGCCGGTATCGGCGACGAGGCCAGCGTCGTCGTGATCAACGCCGAGACGGTCATCTCCGAGGAGTTCGCGACGCTCCGGAACCAGTACAGCCGCGGCGGCAAGAAGGGCTCGCGCACCTCGCGGCAAGTGCTGCGGACGAAGGCCGACGAGCTCACGCCGCCGTTTCCGATCTACGCCGTCATGCTGCTCATCAGCGCCGTCGTCGCTACCGCCGGGCTGCTCTCGGACTCGCCCGCGGTCGTGATCGGGGCGATGGTCATCGCGCCGCTTTTAGGCCCCGCGCTAGCCGCGAACGTCGGCATCGTCACCGGCGACGACCGGCTCAAGCGCACGGGCTTCGTCTACCAGATCATCGGCGTCACGGCGGTCGTCGTCGCGTCGATCGCGCTCGCCGCCCTCGCGCGCGTGGCGGGCCTCGAGCCCGCGGGCGTCGATATCGTCGTCGCGACCGAACTCGAGGAGCGGGTCGCCCCGAACCTGTTCTCGTTGGCGGTGGCGCTCGGGGCCGGCATCGCCGGGATTCTGAGCCTCACGCGGGGCTTCTCCGAGGCGATCGTCGGCGTCATGATCGCCGCCGCCCTCATCCCGCCGTCGGCGGCGGTCGGCATCACGGTCGCCTGGGGGATGTACGGCGCGGCGATCGGCGCCGCCGCGCTCGTGATCGTCAACCTGCTCTCGATCAACCTCGCCGCGCTGGGCACGCTGTGGGTCGCCGGCTACCGCCCGCAGGGACTGTTCGAGGTGTCGCCTACCCGCCGGCCGACCTACGTCTACGCGACGGTCTTCGGCGTCGCGCTGCTGGCGCTGGCCGCGCCGCTGGCGGGCGTGACGCTGATTGACTTCCAGACGACCGAACTCGAGTCGGCGACCGAAGAAGAGGCTCACGGGGTGCTCGCGGACCCGGCGTACGATCACCTCGAACTCGAGGACGTCGCGGTCGAACTCGACGGCAACTATCCGATCCAGGCGGTCGATCGCGTGCTCGTCACGGTCTCGAGTCGAGAACCCGGTCCGGAGCCGGGACTAGCTGATCGACTCTACGAGGAGATCCGGCCCCACGGCGACGGATCGCTGGTCGTCGAGGTGCAGTACGTC
The DNA window shown above is from Halopiger xanaduensis SH-6 and carries:
- a CDS encoding TIGR00341 family protein, which translates into the protein MRYLEITVPEGKRRAVLDVLEDEGIDYVVSDETSGRGYAAVVRFPLPTRAVEPVLDRLRRAGIGDEASVVVINAETVISEEFATLRNQYSRGGKKGSRTSRQVLRTKADELTPPFPIYAVMLLISAVVATAGLLSDSPAVVIGAMVIAPLLGPALAANVGIVTGDDRLKRTGFVYQIIGVTAVVVASIALAALARVAGLEPAGVDIVVATELEERVAPNLFSLAVALGAGIAGILSLTRGFSEAIVGVMIAAALIPPSAAVGITVAWGMYGAAIGAAALVIVNLLSINLAALGTLWVAGYRPQGLFEVSPTRRPTYVYATVFGVALLALAAPLAGVTLIDFQTTELESATEEEAHGVLADPAYDHLELEDVAVELDGNYPIQAVDRVLVTVSSREPGPEPGLADRLYEEIRPHGDGSLVVEVQYVVSEERGEGTADDAESQQAAVRSAGGS